A region of the Deinococcota bacterium genome:
GGGTTCGGCGGCGGCCGCCGCGACCGGGGCGACGTTGCCGCTCACCCAGCGGTAGCGGCTCACCCTGGAGCCCGGCGCCGGGTCCCAGAAACCGGTGAACTCGGCTAAGTAGAGCGCGCCGTCGGGGCCGAGCTGCATGGAGATGGGCTGGGTGGAGCCGGTGGTGTCGAAGGTCTTGATGTTGACGTAGCGGCCGTCCTCGACGTCGGCCCACTTGATCCAACGGCGCGCCCAGTCGTAGATGAAGGCCTTGCCCTGGAAAGCTTCGGGAAAGGCCCCTTCGCCGCTGTGGCGGTAGACGGGGCCGTTCATCGGCGCGCGGCTGCCGGTCTCGTAGCTGTACTCCCAGAGGGGAGGCGTGAAGTCGGGAATGTTCTGGGGGGTCCAGTCGGTGTAGAAGATCTCGCCGACCATCCGTGGCCAGCCGAAGTTCTCGCCGCCCTCGCAGGCGCGGTTGAACTCGGCGTAGTCGTACTCCGCGTCGGGACCCACCATGCCGATATAGAGGCACTCCGTCTCCGGGTCCACGGTGAAGCGGAAGGGGTTCCTGAGGCCATAGGCGAAGATCTCCCAGCGCACGCCGGGCTGGCCGTAGAAGGGGTTGTCCTTGGGGATGGTGCCGTCACGGTTGATGCGCAAGATCTTGCCCTGCAGGTCTTGCAGGTTCTGCGAGGTCGTCTCGGAGTCGACCAGCCGCGACCAGTGCAGCAGGTCGAGGTCGTGGCGCTCCATAAAGGCCTCGATGCGCTCCTCGGAGATCTCCCAGTCGGGCCGGGCCGAGGACATGCCGCGGTCGCCGGTGGAGAGGTAGAGGGTGCCGTCGGGGCCCCACTCGATGTCGCCCGCCTGGTGGCAGCACATCGGCTCGGTGGGCACGCGCAGGAGCACCGTCTCGGTGTCCATGACGAGTTGGCCGTCGCTGAACTCGAAGCGCGACAGGGTGTTGATGAAGGTCTCGCGCTCGGCGTAGTAGATGTAGACGTAGGGCTCGCCCTGATAGAACTCCGGGTCGACCGCGACGCCGAAGATGCCGTGCTCGATGTTGGTCGGGTCGGTGGTGGGGATGTCGGCTACCTGGCTGGTCTCGCCCGTCGCGGCGTCATAGCGGTGGATTCTGCCGCGCAACTCGGCGATCCAGACGTTGCCCTCCTCGTCTACGGCGATGTCTACCGGCCAGACGTTCTCGGCGATGGTCTCCTTGACGCGCTCGCCGGTGCAGTCGGCCTCGACGCGCCCGGCGGCGACACGCATGCCCTGGAGCAGGTGCTCGACGAAGTGGGCCTGGTTCCAGACCTCGGGGTTTTGGCCCAAGGCCGTGTAGAAGACCCGGCCACCGCCGAAGTTGCGGCACCACGACACCGGATAGTCGTTGCGCTCGGCCGTGGGGTGACCCTGTTCGACGCCGATGCTGCGCGTGTCCAAGGAGAGCAGGACGCGCGAGTTCCAGCGCGGGTTGGCGTCAAAGGCGTAGAGTTCATCGCGGATGGAAAAGCTGTCCTCGCGTGTGGAGAAGCCCCCGCTGAGATGCGCCACCGCCGGATGCTCGGGCTCCTCGACGGCGATGTCGAAACCTCCCGCGTGTGCCTCCCCTTCGAAGAGTCCGCCGCCCAACATCTCGCGGTAGGTGTCCCAGTTGTGCCCGGTGTCGGCGGCCGAGTAGGAGCCGACGAAGCCCTTGCCCGCGCGCATAAAGCGGAGCACACCGTCGCGCTGCTGCTGCGTGAGCGGCAGGTTGCCGGAGGTGTTGAGGAAAAAGAGCAGGTCGTAGGCCTCCAAATTCTCCCAGGTGAGCTGGCCGATGTCGTCGCTGATGGTAAAGTCGAATTCGGTCGTCTCGGCGAGGCCTCGCAGACTTTCGGCGGCGGCGTCTTGAGACTCGGGCCGGTAGTCGTAGGCGCCGGTAAAGACGAGCACGCGGACCGGTTCGGTGCCCTCGTCTACGGCAAAGAGTTCGGGCAGCGTCTCGGGCGTAGCCACTTCGTCCTCGGCAAGCGGCAGGACGCGGATGTTGCGGAAGGCGTTCTGCGCCCCCTGGTGGTGGTTTTGCAGGCCGATATAACCCTCGCGGCCGCGCTCGCCGAAGAAGTCGTTGACCTTCTCGCCGTTCAGCCAGATCTGGTAGCGCTGGCCGGTCACCATGATGCAGTAGTGGTTCCACTCGCCGCTCGGCTTGGACGCCACCTTGGTGGGCGCCTGAAAGCTGTAGATCGAGCCCGTCACGTTGACCGGCGCGTCGGTGTCGTCGATCTGGATCTCGTAGCCCTCGTTCACCGCGTGCCAGGGGTCGTCGCCTATCTCGGGAAAGCGCACGAAGACGCCGGAG
Encoded here:
- a CDS encoding ThuA domain-containing protein, whose amino-acid sequence is MNSTRQRWLSRAALLIALALGFGLACQHEDSGYGGEWVTLFDGTSLDGWQQAGPGGFTLEDDGSMLSFGGLGLFQYAERPFRDFILELEWREADPSDNSGVFVRFPEIGDDPWHAVNEGYEIQIDDTDAPVNVTGSIYSFQAPTKVASKPSGEWNHYCIMVTGQRYQIWLNGEKVNDFFGERGREGYIGLQNHHQGAQNAFRNIRVLPLAEDEVATPETLPELFAVDEGTEPVRVLVFTGAYDYRPESQDAAAESLRGLAETTEFDFTISDDIGQLTWENLEAYDLLFFLNTSGNLPLTQQQRDGVLRFMRAGKGFVGSYSAADTGHNWDTYREMLGGGLFEGEAHAGGFDIAVEEPEHPAVAHLSGGFSTREDSFSIRDELYAFDANPRWNSRVLLSLDTRSIGVEQGHPTAERNDYPVSWCRNFGGGRVFYTALGQNPEVWNQAHFVEHLLQGMRVAAGRVEADCTGERVKETIAENVWPVDIAVDEEGNVWIAELRGRIHRYDAATGETSQVADIPTTDPTNIEHGIFGVAVDPEFYQGEPYVYIYYAERETFINTLSRFEFSDGQLVMDTETVLLRVPTEPMCCHQAGDIEWGPDGTLYLSTGDRGMSSARPDWEISEERIEAFMERHDLDLLHWSRLVDSETTSQNLQDLQGKILRINRDGTIPKDNPFYGQPGVRWEIFAYGLRNPFRFTVDPETECLYIGMVGPDAEYDYAEFNRACEGGENFGWPRMVGEIFYTDWTPQNIPDFTPPLWEYSYETGSRAPMNGPVYRHSGEGAFPEAFQGKAFIYDWARRWIKWADVEDGRYVNIKTFDTTGSTQPISMQLGPDGALYLAEFTGFWDPAPGSRVSRYRWVSGNVAPVAAAAAEP